The Deltaproteobacteria bacterium genome contains a region encoding:
- a CDS encoding CoA transferase — protein sequence MANNTTSKRRPLEGVRVIDLTRIVAGPNCTRMLATMGAEVIRVEWHDDRALDLLRGVFPKVRGGEPDSLNRSGLFNNINAGKYGVTLNMNMPQGQDLFKRLIAKSTVLCENYSPGQMERWGLGYNTLREVNPGLIYMQISGMGKSGTYNDYLSVGPTAQALSGLTHMSGLPEPMPPAGWGYSYLDHSTGYYGAMLVLVALLKQRKTGVGCYIDTSQTEVGIMTSGTAVLEAQLTGTHTARHGNRMQAVDWAPHGAYPCRGTDEWLTIAVQTDEQWQALVAEIGSPVWAREARFQTAAGRKTNEDDLDRLLTEFTKSEDRYDLMTRLQKRDVPAGAVQKADDRCTRDAQLKERGYFVPLPQSEIGTWPIEGFPAKFEKMHVHVGGLPGRGAPSLGEDNDAVYRDVLGLTPEEIATLREEWVI from the coding sequence ATGGCAAACAACACGACCTCTAAGCGACGTCCTCTTGAGGGCGTACGTGTTATCGACCTCACCCGCATTGTGGCCGGACCGAACTGCACGCGCATGCTGGCGACGATGGGCGCGGAAGTGATTCGTGTCGAATGGCATGATGATCGTGCACTCGACTTATTACGTGGCGTGTTCCCCAAAGTCCGAGGCGGCGAACCGGACAGCCTCAATCGCAGTGGGCTATTCAACAATATCAACGCTGGTAAATACGGCGTGACCCTCAACATGAACATGCCGCAAGGGCAGGATTTGTTCAAACGCTTGATCGCGAAGTCCACAGTCCTGTGCGAGAACTATAGCCCTGGACAGATGGAACGTTGGGGCCTTGGCTATAACACCCTGCGTGAGGTCAATCCTGGACTCATCTACATGCAGATCTCCGGCATGGGGAAGTCGGGAACCTATAACGACTATTTGAGTGTCGGCCCGACAGCGCAGGCCTTGTCGGGTCTGACCCACATGTCTGGCTTGCCAGAGCCGATGCCACCAGCAGGCTGGGGCTATTCCTATCTCGACCACTCTACTGGTTACTATGGGGCGATGCTGGTGTTGGTTGCCTTGTTGAAACAACGCAAGACTGGGGTTGGATGCTATATCGACACGTCGCAAACGGAAGTTGGCATCATGACCTCAGGAACCGCAGTCCTAGAGGCGCAACTGACCGGTACACACACTGCCCGTCATGGCAATCGTATGCAAGCGGTAGACTGGGCGCCGCATGGTGCGTATCCGTGTCGTGGTACTGACGAATGGCTCACTATCGCTGTCCAGACCGACGAACAGTGGCAAGCCCTGGTGGCAGAGATTGGTTCACCTGTATGGGCACGCGAGGCGCGCTTCCAGACTGCAGCCGGGCGAAAAACCAACGAAGATGACCTCGATCGTTTGCTGACTGAATTCACTAAAAGTGAAGATCGCTATGACCTCATGACGCGACTGCAGAAACGCGACGTGCCAGCAGGAGCAGTGCAGAAAGCGGACGACCGCTGCACGCGCGATGCCCAACTCAAGGAGCGTGGCTACTTTGTTCCGCTCCCACAAAGTGAAATCGGCACCTGGCCGATCGAGGGCTTTCCCGCAAAGTTCGAGAAGATGCACGTGCATGTTGGTGGACTACCAGGGCGCGGTGCGCCGTCGCTCGGTGAGGACAACGATGCGGTGTACCGCGACGTTCTGGGACTCACACCCGAGGAAATCGCGACGCTGAGAGAGGAGTGGGTGATCTAA